The sequence GCGCCGCATCGAGCGATTGCGCCCTGCCAATCGAGGCCATCGTCGCGGTCAGATCGGCAAGCTGCTGCGATTGCAATGCCATCATCTGGTTGCCTGCTTGGGCCGCTTGTAAGGCTCCCGATGCCGACTGGCTCGCAGTGACCAAGTTCTTCATCGCACTGCGCGAACCCTCAATATTGCCAACGGCGCCGGCCTGCACTTTGAGCGCATCCTCGAATGCGCCAACGCTGTTCGTCCAGCGCGAGCGCGCATCGTTGACCAAAGTTTTCTGCGAGGCGTTGAGGTCTATGCTTTTATATTTTGTCGCAAATTCCTGATCGATCTGCTTCACATCATAGCCGAGATTCTGGGCTTGATTGAGCAGTTGCTGTGTTTGCCTGATTTGCTGCTGCAAAGGTTCGAACACCGTCAGCGGCAGCGTGGTAAGGTTCTTCGCATCGTTGAGCAAAGAGGTTGCCTGATTTTGCAAAGATCGGATCTGGTTGTTAATCTGTTCGAGTGCGCGAGCGGCCTGGATAACATTCTGCGCATAGTTCGTCGGATCATAGACGATGACAGCTCCTGCGGGCGCACCGGCCACCACCATGCTGGCGATAGCAACAGAGGCAACAATCGATTTTCTGATACGTGAAATGGTCATGACATTACTCCTTCTTGGGTTTGGGGGACTTGAGTTTGAGGAACTGGTGGTGCGATAAATTCGGAAAGGAGATCAGCAGCCCAATCGAGGCCGCGATGGTGCAGCCAGAGGTCGGCAAAATTATCGGTGCCGTGCTCGTCGACTAGTTCGGATATTTTGAGCTGGTCGGCCTTTGACGATGTGGCGGTGAAGGCGAGCGCAACCTCGCCAAGGCCGAGTTCAAACAGCCGGTTGCCGCTGGCGCTCTGGCAATAATAATCGCGCTTGGGCGTCGCCCGCGCCAATATCTCGATCTGACGGTCATTGAGACCAAAACGCCGGTAGATTGCCAATATCTGCGGTTCGATGGCGCGCTCGTTGGGCAGGAATATCCGTGTCGGGCAGCTTTCGATAATTGCAGGTGCAATCGCGCTGCCTTCAATATCGGCCAGACTCTGCGTTGCGAAAATCACGCTGGCATTTTTCTTACGTAGCGTTTTGAGCCATTCGCGGAGTTGCGCGGCAAAAGCCGGACTGTCGAGTACCAGCCAGCCTTCGTCGATGATGATCAGCGTGGGGGAGCCATCAAGCTGCCCTTCGATCCGGTGGAATAGGTAGGAGAAAACCGCTGGCGCAGCGGCGGAACCGGTCAGGCCTTCGGTCTCGAATGCCTGGACGCGCGCATCACCCAAATGTTCGCTCTCGGCATCGAGCAACTGGCCATAAGGCCCGCCAACCAGATATGGCGCAAGCGCCTGTTTGAGCGCCTGCGATTGCAGCAACACTGCCAATCCCGTCAGTGTCCGTTCGGAAACAGGTGCGGTCGCAAGCGAGTTTAGCGCCGACCAGATATGTTCCTTGGCCTGTGGATCAATCACGACGCCTTCCGATGCCAGTATCGCTGCGAGCCAGTCTGCCGCCCAATTGCGCTGCGCCGCACCGTGGATGTTGGCCAGCGGCTGCAATTGCACAGTACCGCTTGGATCGTCATCACCGTCCCGGTTCAAGCTGGATCCCAAATCCTGCCAGTCGCCGCCACAGGCCAAAGCTGCCGCGCGAATTGAACCGCCAAAGTCAAAGGCAAAGATTTGCGCCTTGTCATAACGCCGGAATTGCATCGTCATCAAAGCGAGCAAAACAGATTTTCCGGCCCCGGTTGGGCCGACAATCAGGCAGTGGCCGACATCGCCGACATGCAAGGAAAACCGGAACGGGGTCGAGCCTTCGGTCTTGCCGAACAGCAGGGGAGGAGCTGCAAAATGCTCGTCCCGTTCCGGCCCGGCCCACACGGCTGAAAGGGGGATCATGTGGGCAAGGTTGAGAGTAGATATGGGCGGCTGACGCACATTGGCATAAACATGACCGGGCAAGCTACCGAGCCATGCCTCAATCGCGTTCATGCCTTCGGCAATGACCGTGAAATCGCGACCCTGAATAATCTTTTCAACGAGGCGCAGCTTTTCAGCGGCAATGGCGGGGTCTGCATCCCAAACTGTCACCGTGGCAGTAACATAGCATTGCCCCAGCATATCCGAACCCAGTTCCTGCAGGGCCATATCGGCGTCTGCCGCCTTGTTCGACGCATCATTGTCGAGCAGCGTCGAGGCTTCGTTGGTCATGACTTCCTTGAGGATAGCGGCGACCGATTTGCGCTTGGCGAACCATTGGCGACGTATCTTGCCGAGCAATTTGGTGGCATCGGCTTTGTCGAGCATCAATGCGCGGGTGGACCAGCGGTAGGGAAAGGCGAGCCGGTTCATCTCGTCGAGAATGCCGGGGAAGGTCACACTCGGAAATCCGATCACCGTAAGCGTGCGTAGATGCTGATCGCCCAATTTTGGTTCTAACCCGCCGGTCAGCGGTTCATCGGCAAGCAGCGCGTCCAGATGCATCGGTGTTTCGGGAACGCGGACATACTGCGACTTGGTCGAAACTGTGCTGTGCAAATAGGTCAGCGTTTCGCTATCCGAAAGCCAATGTGCCTCGGGAACAAAGCCTTCGAGCAACCCAAAAACCCGGTCGGTGCGATCAATGAAACTCTTCAAATGTTCGCGCGGATTGACGCCTTTTTCTGCCTTACCCTCATAGAGCCAGTTTTCCGCGCGTGCGGCATCTTCTGCTGGCGGCATCCACAGCAGCGTTAGATAATAGGCACTTTCATAATGCGCGCCTTCTTCGGCAAATTGTTCGGCACGTTCGCGCTCGACCAGCGCCGAGGCTGGATCGGGAAAAACACTTGTCGGATAATCGAGCGCCGGACGCCGCACCGCTTCGACAAATATCGCCCAGCCTGACCCCAAACGCCGCAGCACATTGTTGAGCCGCGCGGTAGTGGCGACGAGTTCTGCTGGCGTGGCGCTATCCAGATCAGGTCCGCGAAAACGGGCGCTGCGCTGAAAGCTCCCATCCTTGTTGAGGATCACGCCTTCGGCAATCAATGCTGCCCAGGGCAAAAAATCTGCCAAGCTAGAGGTCTTGTGCTGATATTCGCGCAGGTTCAACATCACCGCCTCAGACTTTCAGATAATTGGGAAAGCGCATGTGACGACGAGCGACATCGACAAATTGCGGATCGCGTTTGGCCGCCCAAACCGAGAGCGCATGGCCGATGCCCCAAAGCACGAGACCGACAAGCCAGAGCCGCAGGCCAAGACCAACCGCGCCAGCGAGCGTGCCATTGGCAATCGCAAGACCGCGCGGCGCACCGCCCAGCAATATCTGTTCTGTGAGCGCGCGGTGCACCGGAACGGTGAAACCGGGAATGGAGGCGGAGGGATCGTTCTGAAAATCCATCAGACCAAAGCCCCACCACCGAAGCTAAAGAAGCTCAGAAAGAATGAGCTCGCGGCAAATGCAATCGACAGCCCAAAGACAATCTGGATCAGCCGCCGGAACCCGCCCGCCGTATCGCCAAATGCCAGAGTGAGTCCCGTTGCGATGATGATGATGACCGCCATGATCTTGGCGACCGGGCCTTGTATCGATTCCAATATCGATTGCAGCGGCGCTTCCCAAGGCATGGAGGAGCCTGCCGCCTGTGCCGGACTGCTCAAGGCAATGCCAACGCACAAAGCCAAGCTAGCAGTTGCCAGTCGTTCGCGGCCAGAAGATATGCATTTGATCATATAGATTCTCCGGATTTTAAGGGTGAAGTCGAAGTGCAAAGAGACGAAATCTGATATTCTCCATCTGGCCCGAGCCCATCGACGCGGGCGAGTTCGGCGAGACGGCGGCCTGAGCTTGTCCGAACTAGAACGGCGATGATATTGATGGTTTCTGCGATGAGCGCGCGAGGGACGGTGACCACCGCTTCTTGAATAAGCTGCTCCATCCGCCGCAAGGTGCCGATGGCGGTCCCGGCATGGATGGTGCCGATGCCGCCTGGATGGCCGGTACCCCATGCTTTCAGCAAGTCGAGCGCTTCTGCCCCCCGGACTTCACCAATCGGAATACGGTCCGGGCGCAGGCGCAAAGCCGAGCGGACAAGATCGGAAAGCGTGGCCACACCGTCTTTGGTCCGCAACGCGACAAGATTGGGCGATGCACATTGCAGTTCGCGGGTGTCTTCGATGAGCACCACGCGGTCGCTGGTTTTGGCGACCTCGGCCAGCAGCGCATTGGTGAGCGTGGTTTTGCCTGTAGATGTTCCACCTGCAACCAATATGTTCTGACGGTCCGCTACGGCACGACGCAATATGTTGGCCTGCTCCGCCGTCATAATTTCTTTATGCACATAGTCAGCGAGCGAAAACACCGCGACTGCGGGCTTACGGATCGCAAAACTTGGCGATGCAACGACGGGCGGGATTAGGCCTTCGAAGCGTTCCCCGGTTTCTGGGAGTTCGGCAGAAACGCGGGGGCAGCCGCTATGGATTTCGACACCAACGTGATGCGCAACCAACCGGATGATACGCTCGCCTTCGGCGGCGGACATTTCATCGCCGGTATCGCAAATGCCTGCCCCCAATCGGTCAATCCATAACCGCCCATCGGGATTGAGCATGACTTCGATAACATTTGCGTCTTCCAGCCATAGCGCAACCGCAGGACCAAGTGCCGTGCGCAGCATTCGTGTGCCGCGCGAAAATGCTTGTGACCGGATGGGAATGGCGCTCATATTGTGACCTCAAATGTAATCTGCCGATGGTTGGCGGATCAGTGAGGTCAGGTAAGAGAGCCATTATTGGCTCCAGCTCAACAGCAATTTCTGTTCGTCGAGCCATGGCGTAAAAAGACAGGTGATAGCGTAGTCGGTTTTATCGCGATTGCCGTTTCAGCTCGGTTTGTAACTAAAGCCGAACATTCCAAATCGCTATGACTCGGAGGAAATATCCTCGGCAATTTCCTGATGCACGAGCGGCCCTTTCGCCAGACGCCGACCAAGGGCAGCCATGAAAGCATCATAACGGTCCCCGCCTTGTTTGCGCAGAATGGCACGTTCGGATTCTGGCGGCGGCGGCTCACTCGATAACCAGAACCGCACAAATAGCGCGATCATTTCCACACCGACACTAACATCGCGTTCTAGCCGGTTCAATCTGCGGTCCACCTGGTCGAGGCGTTTAGTCAATACTGCTTCGCGGGCCTCATCGGCATCGGGTGAAAGAAAGGATGCAATGGCAGCTTCGGCAATCAGCGAGCGGGATTGTTCGCGCCGATCGGCATAAGCAGCCAGCGCCTCCATCAGTTCAGGCTCAAGATAGGCAGAAAAACGGACTTTGACCGCCATATCTAAAGCTCTATGCCATCATCAAGATCAAGCGAAGCCTGACGCGCATTCATCATTTGCTGGCGCGTGACCTGCCGAATATTGGCTGCGTTAGCCTTTGCATTATTCTCATCAAGATCGAATTCGTCGACGGGCGCGGGTGGGAGCGACGGCGCTATATCCACATATCGTTCCATACCGGGTTCGAGCCGTAAATCGCCATTGGCCCCATCATCTGCGGATTTTTTCTTAGAGCTTTTTTTAGCTGCTTTCTTTTTGCGGCTTTTGTTGGTGTCCGCATTTTCAACCGTACAATCCACAATCGGTGCGGCAATCGGACACAGCTTGCTCCAGTCATCCGTCTGCATTTGGTCATTCTTTGATT comes from Sphingorhabdus sp. YGSMI21 and encodes:
- the trbJ gene encoding P-type conjugative transfer protein TrbJ, which codes for MTISRIRKSIVASVAIASMVVAGAPAGAVIVYDPTNYAQNVIQAARALEQINNQIRSLQNQATSLLNDAKNLTTLPLTVFEPLQQQIRQTQQLLNQAQNLGYDVKQIDQEFATKYKSIDLNASQKTLVNDARSRWTNSVGAFEDALKVQAGAVGNIEGSRSAMKNLVTASQSASGALQAAQAGNQMMALQSQQLADLTATMASIGRAQSLDAAQKAAAQAQGREQLRRFMGGGKGYVPVKASMFPN
- the trbE gene encoding conjugal transfer protein TrbE produces the protein MLNLREYQHKTSSLADFLPWAALIAEGVILNKDGSFQRSARFRGPDLDSATPAELVATTARLNNVLRRLGSGWAIFVEAVRRPALDYPTSVFPDPASALVERERAEQFAEEGAHYESAYYLTLLWMPPAEDAARAENWLYEGKAEKGVNPREHLKSFIDRTDRVFGLLEGFVPEAHWLSDSETLTYLHSTVSTKSQYVRVPETPMHLDALLADEPLTGGLEPKLGDQHLRTLTVIGFPSVTFPGILDEMNRLAFPYRWSTRALMLDKADATKLLGKIRRQWFAKRKSVAAILKEVMTNEASTLLDNDASNKAADADMALQELGSDMLGQCYVTATVTVWDADPAIAAEKLRLVEKIIQGRDFTVIAEGMNAIEAWLGSLPGHVYANVRQPPISTLNLAHMIPLSAVWAGPERDEHFAAPPLLFGKTEGSTPFRFSLHVGDVGHCLIVGPTGAGKSVLLALMTMQFRRYDKAQIFAFDFGGSIRAAALACGGDWQDLGSSLNRDGDDDPSGTVQLQPLANIHGAAQRNWAADWLAAILASEGVVIDPQAKEHIWSALNSLATAPVSERTLTGLAVLLQSQALKQALAPYLVGGPYGQLLDAESEHLGDARVQAFETEGLTGSAAAPAVFSYLFHRIEGQLDGSPTLIIIDEGWLVLDSPAFAAQLREWLKTLRKKNASVIFATQSLADIEGSAIAPAIIESCPTRIFLPNERAIEPQILAIYRRFGLNDRQIEILARATPKRDYYCQSASGNRLFELGLGEVALAFTATSSKADQLKISELVDEHGTDNFADLWLHHRGLDWAADLLSEFIAPPVPQTQVPQTQEGVMS
- a CDS encoding VirB3 family type IV secretion system protein, with translation MDFQNDPSASIPGFTVPVHRALTEQILLGGAPRGLAIANGTLAGAVGLGLRLWLVGLVLWGIGHALSVWAAKRDPQFVDVARRHMRFPNYLKV
- a CDS encoding TrbC/VirB2 family protein, which gives rise to MIKCISSGRERLATASLALCVGIALSSPAQAAGSSMPWEAPLQSILESIQGPVAKIMAVIIIIATGLTLAFGDTAGGFRRLIQIVFGLSIAFAASSFFLSFFSFGGGALV
- the trbB gene encoding P-type conjugative transfer ATPase TrbB, whose product is MSAIPIRSQAFSRGTRMLRTALGPAVALWLEDANVIEVMLNPDGRLWIDRLGAGICDTGDEMSAAEGERIIRLVAHHVGVEIHSGCPRVSAELPETGERFEGLIPPVVASPSFAIRKPAVAVFSLADYVHKEIMTAEQANILRRAVADRQNILVAGGTSTGKTTLTNALLAEVAKTSDRVVLIEDTRELQCASPNLVALRTKDGVATLSDLVRSALRLRPDRIPIGEVRGAEALDLLKAWGTGHPGGIGTIHAGTAIGTLRRMEQLIQEAVVTVPRALIAETINIIAVLVRTSSGRRLAELARVDGLGPDGEYQISSLCTSTSPLKSGESI
- a CDS encoding ribbon-helix-helix protein, CopG family → MAVKVRFSAYLEPELMEALAAYADRREQSRSLIAEAAIASFLSPDADEAREAVLTKRLDQVDRRLNRLERDVSVGVEMIALFVRFWLSSEPPPPESERAILRKQGGDRYDAFMAALGRRLAKGPLVHQEIAEDISSES